The Synergistaceae bacterium genome contains the following window.
GTTGTACACCGAGTAAAAAAATAGGTTTCACAATGCCATGGTTCCGTGAAGTGCTTTGCACCTGCCCCGATGTGGGTTGTTGGAATTATAAATGTCCCTTGCCCTGCATGAGCAGCCTAACACCGAAAATGGCTCTTGAAGGATTTAAGAAATTTGAAGAAGAGCTTTTGTAAAAATTTGTTTATGATAGAATAGCCTTGTTACAAAATAATTTAATAAAAATATTGCTTTTCTGAAGGGGAATCCGGTGCAAATCCGAAGCGGCCCCGCCACTGTAACCCATTTGGGAAGTCAGGTGACCTGAAGAAAATGCGGATGTAATGCGCGGGCGTTGATCATCCTCTTAAATTCTAGGGAGGGCTGTCTGGCTCTCTCTTATTTTTTTTATATTTTACTTAGTTTGGAGCTGTCTCTTTGAAAATTTTGAAAAACTGTTTATACATTTTATTTATCCTTATATTTACGTTCTTCATAGTGCCTGCAGAAGCGGCTCCCAAGCGTATAATCTCACTAACTCCTGCCGGTACTGAAATTCTCTATGCTTTAGGACAAGAAAAAAACTTAATAGCAAATACAACATTTTGTGACTATCCGCCTGAAGCACAAAAGAAACCGAAAGTCGGCGGGTTTGCTTCTATGAACTACGAATATTTTATTTCAAAGAAAGCTGATTTAATCGTCATTCAAGATTTACATGCACAGTTCATACCCCAGTTGGAAAAATTAAAAATACCTTTCGTTACTCTTCGTCAGGAAACAATAGAAGAAGTTTGTGATTCAATAATGACCTTGGGAAAAGCCACCGATTCAGAAAAAAGAGCTAAAGAGCTTGTCACAAGTATAGAAAAGGACATTGAATATGTGAGTGAAAAAGTAAAAAATTCTCCTCGCCCAAAAATACTCCTCTGTATATCTCGAGAGTTTACCGGCGATAAAATAAACATTTTTTTTGCTGCAGGAAACGCAAGTTTTTATAACGATATGATTAAAAAAGGCGGTGGGGTTAACGCTTTGAAAAAGCAGAAAATAACCTACCCTCAAATATCTCAGGAGGGATTAATGATGATAAACCCCGATGTAATAATAGAGTTAATAGGAGATATAGACTCCGGACACTCTCTGACCAAAGGCTTTGCTGGAATGACAAATGATCTTCTTAAACAGCAGTGGCTGAACGGAGTTCAAGTTAAAGCTGTAAGAGATAATCATGTTCATATTTTAAACGGCTCGATATATCTGAGGCCTGGACCAAGAGTGGGACAAGCTCTCATAGGATTTGCTCGTGCTCTGCACCCGGAGATAAACTGGTGATTACGACTCCGTACATAGAAGTCAAAAATCTTTCCCTATCGCTTGAGGGAGCAGAGATATTAAAAGACGTCTCTTTTTTACTTGAAAAGGGCAAATTTCTTGCAATTATTGGCCCTAACGGAGCAGGTAAGAGCTCACTTCTCAAATGTATGGGGCGTCTCTACAGAGATTTTTCAGGAGACATTTCATTAGATGGGCGTCTAGTATCTCTTATGAAAGCGAAAGAAATAGCTCGAAAAATTTCTTGGGTGCACCAGTCTGAACCGAGTTTTCTGTCATTCACAGTGAGAGAGTTTGCGAAGATGTCACGCTACCCTTGGCAGAGATCGCTGGGCAACGAGACGAAGGAAGACGTTGAAATAGTTGATAGGGCACTCTCAGTTGCTTCTGTACAACACATAGCAGACAGAGAGTTAAACACTCTCAGCGGCGGAGAGAGGCAAAAAGCACTTATTGCTGCCGCACTTGCCCAAGGGACCGAAATATTGTTTTTAGATGAGCCAACGAGCTTCTTGGATTATAAACATCAGGTTGAAACGTTGGAGTTAATAAAGCAGATAAATAAGGAAGAAAAAATGACGATTTTATTGGTTACTCATGATATAAATCTTGCTCTCCACGGAGCGGACGAAATCTTAGCTATTAAGCTTGGAAAGCTTAGATGGAAGGGCGACAGCAACGCACTTCTTTCAAATGGAGTGCTTGAATCTATCTTTGATACCACTTTCCAAAGCTTCACCACAGAGAAGCAGAAGTTTCCATACGTGGCTCCTAAGGGGATGATATTTTGAGACGGTTCACATT
Protein-coding sequences here:
- a CDS encoding ABC transporter substrate-binding protein — encoded protein: MKILKNCLYILFILIFTFFIVPAEAAPKRIISLTPAGTEILYALGQEKNLIANTTFCDYPPEAQKKPKVGGFASMNYEYFISKKADLIVIQDLHAQFIPQLEKLKIPFVTLRQETIEEVCDSIMTLGKATDSEKRAKELVTSIEKDIEYVSEKVKNSPRPKILLCISREFTGDKINIFFAAGNASFYNDMIKKGGGVNALKKQKITYPQISQEGLMMINPDVIIELIGDIDSGHSLTKGFAGMTNDLLKQQWLNGVQVKAVRDNHVHILNGSIYLRPGPRVGQALIGFARALHPEINW
- a CDS encoding ABC transporter ATP-binding protein produces the protein MITTPYIEVKNLSLSLEGAEILKDVSFLLEKGKFLAIIGPNGAGKSSLLKCMGRLYRDFSGDISLDGRLVSLMKAKEIARKISWVHQSEPSFLSFTVREFAKMSRYPWQRSLGNETKEDVEIVDRALSVASVQHIADRELNTLSGGERQKALIAAALAQGTEILFLDEPTSFLDYKHQVETLELIKQINKEEKMTILLVTHDINLALHGADEILAIKLGKLRWKGDSNALLSNGVLESIFDTTFQSFTTEKQKFPYVAPKGMIF